A region of the Clostridium sp. AN503 genome:
TAAAAAACCGCAGGAGCGTCCCATCATGGGCATACTGCTCCTGCGGTTCCATAAGTTATCGTTAAAACGGATCTGATCTATGGCTCCGGTTCCTGGAATGTGTTTGTTATGTCAGTATGACGGCATATGGGCAGACTGGTAGCGTGAAAACTATCCTGCCTTTACAACTATTTAGTTGCTTCCTGCGGTCACTGCTGCAATTAACAAAAACACACCTCACTTTTGTATAATCTTTATTATGGTGGTATTATACAGGACTCGGGAGGAAAATGCAAGGGTTTTGAATGAAATGTGCGGCTGGGAGTGACTGGGAAACAGATCTGTGTTATAGTTAATGAGATAGATTCAAATAATTACGAGATGAGGTGGATAACATGAGGATGATCTGATCGCAGGGCGTAAAAAGCCTTGCCGGTGAAACTGAAACACAATTTCAAGGAGGGCTTAAACATGAGCTATTTTAATTTTGATAATAAACGGATTTACTACACGGAACTTGGCGAAGGTACGCCTTTACTGCTTCTTCACGGCAATACAGCCTCCTCAAATATGTTTGCCCTGGTCGCTGAGGATTATGCCAAACGCTTCAAGGTGATCTTGATGGATTTTCTCGGACATGGAAAATCCGACAGGCTTAAGGAATTCCCTGCAGACCTCTGGTTTTACGAGGCAGAACAGGTCATTGCCTTTTTACGTGAGAAACAATATAAGGATGTCAACATCATCGGCAGCAGCGGAGGCGCCCTGGTGGCGATCAATGTGGCGATGGAGGCTCCTGAGCTTGTCCATAAGGTGATCGCTGACAGCTTCGAAGGCGAAACATCGCTGAAAGCCTTTACAGAGAATGTAAAGGCGGACAGGGAGGCTTCTAAGCACGACGATGACGCCAGGATGTTCTATGAATATATGCACGGCCCTGATTGGGAACAAGTCGTTGACAATGATACAGATGCTATTATCCGGCATGACAGGGGGATTGGAAGATTCTTTCATAAGCCAATGGAATGCCTGGAGGCAGAGTTCCTTTTAACTGGCAGTAAGGAGGATGAATTTGTATCGGGCGTACTGCCGGACTATTTTGATCATGTTTATGGAGATATGATCAAAAAGGCCAGGCATGGGAAAATGTGTTTGTTTGAGCATGGAGGACATCCAGCGATACTTTCTAATCCGGAAGAGTTTTGTAGGATGAGCCTGGAGTTTTTTGATTGAATAGTTTTGGAATGGTAAAAAGTTCACGGTCCACTGGGCGGGGGGGAATTCCTCCGCCGTTTTTTATAGAATACTTGTTAATACTACATTAAATGTGTAATATAGAAATATAGCTTATCTTTTTAAAAGGAGGATTATAGAATGAGTAAGAAAAAATTAGCACTTGCACTATCTACTGTATCACTTGCTTTTATCTTTAACCTGACTGCCTATGCAGGAACATGGAGGTATGATGGACCAGATGCCTGGCAATGGACATATATTAATGATGATGAAAGTTTAGCAACACCTGGTTGGAAACTGATTGATAATAAATGGTACAGTTTTGATGAAAACCATTATCTTAATATCGGTACTATAACTCAGGATGGTAAGCGCTATTATTTATCCGTGGAGCCCGATACTTTAGGACAATTGTGCACTAATACTGCTTTTTTTACCGGGTCATATGATTCTGATGGTGTATGGAATGACAATGAAATTCCAGCTGATGTATTTGAAAAATGGTATAATTATACTCAGAATTATAATGGTTCGCGATGGACAAAAACAGATGAATTGGCTTGGAATGCTGAGTTTGCTAAATATAATATTACTGACGATCTTTTCGTGGAATATAATGATTCTACAAAAGGAAACAGTTACGAGGTTATCTATTTGATTCCTGAGGGAGTTGATCATGCTGCTTATTATGATATAGGTAATCTGCTGATGTTAAAGCTGTTTATGAGAACAGATGGGTTGTCAGATGCATCATTTCGCTATGCACCGGATTACACTTCCATAATCTTTACATACTCCATTCCAGCTGAGGCGTCACGGCTGGCAAAAAAAGAAGCTTATGACGAATACATGCGTCAGAACTAATTTTTGAGAGAATGCAATTTAGTGATCAAGAAACGGGCTTACCCCTATAAAAATAGATACAGAGAGACCGCCTGACAAGCAAGCTTGCCACGCGGTCTCTCTGTATCTATTATAGTTTGTTGTAATTACTCAACAATGCTAACTACTCGGCCTGAACCTACGGTTCTGCCACCCTCACGGATAGCGAAACGAAGACCCTGCTCCATAGCTACCGGATGGATCAGCTCTACGCTCATCTCTACGTTGTCGCCAGGCATGCACATCTCGGTGCCAGCCGGAAGCTCACAAACGCCGGTAACGTCAGTTGTACGGAAGTAGAACTGCGGACGGTAGTTGTTGAAGAACGGAGTATGACGGCCGCCCTCGTCTTTGGTCAGAACGTATACCTGTGCGGTAAACTTGTTGTGACATTTAACGGAACCCGGTTTTGCAATAACCTGGCCTCTCTCGATGTCAGTTCTCTGAACACCACGAAGCAGAGCACCGATGTTATCACCAGCCTGAGCCTCATCCAGTAACTTACGGAACATCTCGATACCAGTTACAACAGTCTTTCTAACATCCTCGTGAATACCAAGGATCTCAACCTCATCGTTCAGATGAAGAGTACCACGCTCTACACGGCCGGTAGCAACGGTACCACGACCGGTAATGGTGAATACGTCCTCTACAGGCATCAGGAACGGCTTGTCAGTTTCGCGCTCCGGATCCGGAACCCACTCGTCAACTGCGTTCATCAGCTCAAGGATCTTGTCGCCCCACTCGCTGGTCGGATCTTCCAGAGCCTTCAGTGCGGAACCCTGAATGATCGGGGTGTCATCGCCCGGGAACTCGTACTCGTTCAGCAGCTCACGGATCTCCATGTCTACTAACTCAAGCAGCTCCGGATCGTCAACCATGTCGCACTTGTTCATGAATACAACGATGTACGGTACGCCTACCTGACGGGAAAGCAGGATGTGCTCTCTGGTCTGAGCCATAACACCATCGGTTGCTGCAACTACCAGGATAGCACCATCCATCTGAGCTGCACCGGTGATCATGTTCTTAACGTAGTCAGCATGTCCTGGGCAGTCAACGTGTGCATAGTGTCTCTTCTCGGTCTCATACTCAACGTGAGCGGTAGAGATGGTGATACCACGCTCTCTCTCCTCAGGAGCTTTATCGATGTTCTCGAAAGCAACTGCCTCACCGGTACCTAATCTCTCGTGCAGAGTCTTGGTAATAGCTGCGGTCAGAGTGGTTTTACCATGGTCAACGTGGCCGATGGTACCAATGTTACAATGCGGTTTGTTTCTTTCAAACTTTGCTTTTGCCATTTTATAACGTCCTCCTTAATTGGGCCTCTTTGGGCTATTAATTTATAGTTAGGCTGTTTTTTATTATATGCTATTTCTGCAATATTTTCAAGCCTATTTTGTTACACCATTTGGCAGCACGGATGCACTGCGGAGTAGTGGTTTAACACAACTTAGTTCTTCCGCTCGCTGATAACTTTCTCCTGTACGGACTTCGGAACCTGCTCGTACTTGTCGAAGAACATGGAGTAGTTACCACGACCCTGGGTCTTGGAACGCAGGTCGGTGGAATAACCAAACATCTCGGACAGCGGAACATATGCTCTTACGATCTTGCCGCCGCCTAAATCATCCATACCCTCGATACGGCCACGACGGGAGTTGATATCACCGATAACATCACCCATGTATTCCTCAGGCATGGTAACCTCTACCTTCATGATCGGCTCAAGCAGAACAGCGCCTGCCTTCTGCATAGCGTCCTTGAATGCCATGGAACCGGCAATCTTGAATGCCATCTCGTTAGAGTCAACCTCATGGTAGGAACCGTCGTATACAGTAGCCTTCACGCCCAGTACCGGGAATCCAGCCAGGATACCGGACTTGGAAGCCTCCTCGATACCAGCGCCTACAGCCGGGATATACTCCTTCGGGATCGCGCCGCCTACAACCGCAGACTCAAACTTGAAGGTCTCTTCAGCGTTTGCATCCATCGGCTCGAAGCGAACCTTACAGTGACCATACTGACCACGTCCGCCGGACTGCTTCGCATACTTGCTGTCTACGTCCACGGCCTTGGTAAAGGTTTCTTTGTATGCAACCTGCGGAGCGCCAACATTTGCTTCTACGTTGAACTCTCTCAGCAGACGGTCTACGATGATCTCCAGATGCAGCTCACCCATACCGGAGATGATGGTCTGACCAGTCTCGGTGTTGGTAGATGCACGGAAGGTCGGATCTTCCTCTGCCAGCTTCGCAAGCGCCTCGCCCATCTTGCCCTGACCTGCTTTGGTCTTCGGCTCGATCGCGATGTCGATAACCGGCTCCGGGAACTCCATGGATTCCAGGATAACCGGATGCTGGTCGTCACAGATGGTATCGCCGGTACCAGTAACCTTGAAGCCTACTGCAGCAGCGATATCGCCGGAGTAAACCTTCTCAAGCTCCTGTCTCTTGTTGGCATGCATCTGAAGGATACGTCCAACACGCTCTTTCTTACCCTTGGTAGCATTCAGCACGTAAGAACCGGAATTGATAGTACCGGAATATACGCGGAAGAATGCCAGCTTACCAACAAACGGGTCGGTCATGATCTTAAATGCAAGAGCAGAGAACGGCTCGTCGTCGGAGGAATGTCTCTCAACTTCGTTGCCATCCATGTCAACACCCTTGATAGACGGGATGTCAAGCGGAGACGGCATAAACTCGATAACTGCATCCAGAAGCTTCTGTACGCCCTTGTTCCTGTAAGCGGTACCGCAGCAAACCGGGATCGCTGTACATTCACAGGTAGCTTTTCTCAGAGCCTTCTTCAGATCCTCAACAGCAGGCTCCTCGCCCTCCAGGTAGGTCATCATCAGCTCGTCGTCCAGCTCACAGATCTTCTCGATCAGCTCAGTGCGGTACAGTTCTGCGTCATCCTTCATATCCTCCGGAATCTCACAGATGGTGATGTCATCGCCCTTATCATCATTATAGATATAAGCCTGCATCTCAAACAGATCAATAATGCCCTTAAATTCATCCTCTTTACCGATCGGGCCTGCAGACAGATGGCATTCTTGCCCAGTCTGGTCTTGATCTGCTCTACGGTTCCATAGAAGTCTGCACCCAGGATATCCATCTTGTTGATGAATGCCATACGCGGTACATTGTAGGTGTCAGCCTGACGCCATACATTCTCGGACTGCGGCTCAACACCGCCCTTGGCACAAAATACACCAACGGCACCATCAAGAACACGCAGAGAACGCTCTACCTCTACGGTGAAGTCAACGTGTCCAGGGGTATCAATGATATTGATACGATGCTCCAAAGCACCTGCTTTCGGTTTGCAGTTTTCCTGCAATGTCCAGTGACAGGTTGTAGCTGCAGAAGTGATCGTAATACCTCTCTCCTGCTCCTGAGCCATCCAGTCCATGGTAGCGGTACCTTCGTGAGTATCACCGATTTTGTAGTTTACACCAGTGTAATACAGGATACGCTCAGTCGTTGTGGTCTTACCAGCATCGATATGAGCCATGATACCAATATTCCTGGTTCTCTCTAACGGATATTCTCTTCCAGCCAAAGCTTTTTCCTCCTATTAGAATCTGAAATGGGAGAAGGCCTTGTTAGCCTCTGCCATCTTGTGCATGTCTTCTTTACGCTTTACAGATGCGCCGGTATTGTTAGCTGCATCCATAATCTCGTTTGCAAGTCTTTCTTCCTGGGTCTTCTCGCCTCTCTTACGGGAGAACATTGTGATCCAGCGAAGCGCCAGGGTCTGTCTTCTCTCCGGCCTAACCTCGATCGGCACCTGATAGGTAGCGCCGCCGATACGTTTTGCCTTAACTTCCAGAACAGGCATGATGTTGTTCATGGCTTCCTCGAAGACTTCCACTGCCGGCTTGCCGGTCTTTGCTTCCACACGGCCAAATGCGCCGTATACAATCTTCTGTGCAACACCCTTCTTACCATCAAGCATGATGTTGTTGATCAGCTTGGTTACAACCTTATTGTTGTATAAAGGATCTGCCAATACGTCTCTTTTCTGAATATGTCCTTTACGTGGCACGTTACTTCCCTCCTTAATCATGAATAATTGATTAGCTCACAGGTACTCACATGTTTCCATAAAATGTGTCCGCGCTCGGTAATCTTCTATTTCCTGCAACCACAGGTCAATATCAACTTCCGGCACACAACGGGAACAGACTTCCCGCAATCACTGTTTTATTTACGTTAGTGGTACAATTTTGTTGCTTGTCTTACCGAAAATGCTTATTTCTTAGCGTCTTTCGGTCTCTTTGCGCCGTATTTGGAACGGGCCTGTCTTCTGTTAGCTACACCAGCGGTATCTAATGTACCTCTGATGATGTGATATCTGGTACCTGGTAAGTCTTTTACCCTGCCGCCACGGATCAGAACCACGCTATGCTCCTGAAGGTTGTGACCCTCTCCCGGAATGTAGCTGGTTACCTCGATACCGTTGGAAAGACGTACTCTTGCGATCTTACGAAGTGCAGAGTTCGGCTTTTTCGGGGTAGCAGTCTTAACTGCGGTGCAGACGCCTCTCTTCTGAGGAGAAGAAGTATCGGTAGCACGTTTCTGTAAAGAGTTGTAACCCTTCTGCAGAGCCGGTGCAGTGGACTTCTTAACTGCGGTCTGTCTTCCCTTTCTCACTAACTGGTTAAATGTTGGCATTCCTTTCACCTCCTGTGATATTGTCTGTTGGTTGCTGTATTGCGTTCAGCTTTTGCGCACAAAAAAATATGACGTGATTTTTGCACGCCATATCATTATATCTGCATTACCATTTCATGTCAAGGGATTTTTTATTTTGTTTTTTTAGCTGGGGAGCGTAGGGGTGTTTCAGGGGAGGGAGGGGCGGGGGAGATGCGTTCAGGGGCGTAGGAGCCCATCGGTACTTAGGCGCCGTATTTCAGGCGCCTTACGTACCGCTATGCGCTCCTCCGAGCGAGAGCGCCCTCCGAAGCAGTCCTGCGGACATCACCTTCTCCGGTGCAGTACCCTACCTGCCGAACCGCAGCCCCAGGTTCCCGGCCGCCACAATCCCCCCCGTGCCGAACCGAAGCCCCACCAAAAATGTATAAATACGGACATCCGGGAATAGACTGATACAAACCTGATTTTGAAGAAAAGGAATTTCTTATGAGCCCATCGAAACCGAAAGCGCTCCTGCGTTCCCTTCTCATCTCTTACCTGTTGTCCGGCATCCTGCTGCTGGTCATGTCCTTCGCACTCTATAAGCTGAAACTGAAGGAGGCCCAGATCAATACGGCGGTCTATGCAGTCTATGTCATCGCCTGTCTGGTGGGTGGTATCTTAAGCGGCAAGGCGCTGCAGAACCGGCGTTTTTTCTGGGGACTGCTCACCGGACTGCTGTATTTCCTGGTGCTGTTTGCCGTTTCGTGGCTGATGAAACAGGATACAGCACTCGATACCTCGCGTATCTTCACAGTCCTGGCATGCTGCGCAGCCGGCGGCACGGTAGGAGGTATGGTCAGCTAAGGGGCGGTTCTTCCGCCTCTTTTTCTTCCTCTTCACTGCGGATCTGAAGGCGGATCTTGTCAATACGGTTCTTCTCCACACGTTCCACGATCAGATGAAGGTTCTCATAATCCACACTCTCACCGGCATCCGGCAGATGATCCAGAAGCCCGATCACCAGACCGCCGATAGAATCGTAATCCTCAGACTCCAGATCCAGCCCCAACTGCTCATTCAAATCATCCAGCTTGGCGGAACCACTCACCAGATATTCATCCGGTGTGATCTCAGTCACCTCGTCTTCCTCATCCTCATCGTACTCATCACGGATCTCCCCGACGATCTCCTCCAGCATGTCCTCCAGGGTGATCAGCCCTGCGGTTGCTCCATACTCGTCCAGAACGATCACAATGTTGTTGAAGGTCTTTCTCATCTCCACCATCAGCTCTGCCGTCTTCTTATATTCATAAGTATAGAGCGGCTGGCGCAGCAGGCTGCGGATGGAAAACTCCTGGGTCTTATCATATAAAAGGAGATCCTTCATATTAACTATGCCGATCACATTGTCCGTGGTATCCTCATATACAGGAATCCGGGTGAACTTCTCCTCACGGAAGACATCCATCAGTTCCTTATAAGAAGCATTCACATCCACCAGGACCATATCGATACGCGGTACCATCACATCTTTTGCCACGGAATCCCCGAAGTCGAACACGTTGTTGATCATCTTCTTTTCTTCCGTCTCGATCACGCCCTCCTCATGGCTCACCTGGACAATGGTTCTTAGCTCATCCTCGGTGATGGCGTCCCGCTTCTTGTTGGGATCGACCCGCATCAGGAAAAGCACGCCCATAGAGAGCTGGTTCACAAAGAAAATGACCGGGGTCATCAGGACCATCAGCGTATACACGATCCGGGCATAACCCAGCGCGATCTTCTCCGCATAAAGGGTGGATAAGGTCTTCGGCGTGATCTCGCCAAAGACCAGGATGAGCAGGGTCAGGATTCCGGTTGCCGCCCCCACGGCCCTGCTGCCGAAAAGCTGCATGGTCAGCGTAGTCATAAGGGAGGATGCCGAAAGGTTCACAATGTTGTTGCCTACTAAAATAGTGCTGAGCATCTTACCCGGATTCTCGATCACCTTTGTCAGGGTGATGGCGCGCTTGTCCCCCGCCTCTGCCAGCGTCCGGATACGCATTTTATTTACCGTTGTAAGCGCCGTCTCTGCCGATGAAAAAAAAGCGGACAGACAGAGTAACACAACTACCGTGAAAATCTGTATGCCCGTACTGTCTCCTGGATCTAACATAAATTAAAATTAATCTCCTTTTCTTTTTATGATTTATATAAATTGCATTCGATTGTACAATGTTTTCCTTATTCTGTCAACTACTACTTGCCTGTGTTTTTGCCGGTTCCGGCCGTTGTCTGCCCGGATTCCTGCCATTTTCCGGAAGCTGTCCCACGCAGCTCCTCCAGGATCTCCAGACCGAGCAGTATCCCGGAGCCCAGGAAAACGAACATATCTCCCAGATTGAAGACAACCTTTTTCAAGAAACCGAACCGGACACTAAAATAATCCACTACATAGCGGCGCACATAGCGGTCATAGAGGTTGCTCAAAGCGCCCCCCAGCAGGATTGCCAGTCCCAGCTTCTGCACCACGTTGCCCTTTTTGGGAATCAGATAGCAGAGTACTCCGCCCAGTGCAGAAATGACGACCAGCGGGAACGTCCGCACCAATTCCCCGTATTTCTCCAGAAACCCAAAAGGAAAACCGGCATTGTGGTTCCGGTACAGCCAGATCCTTTCTTTTGTATGCTCGAGCGGGCGCGGGAAACGCTCTGGTTCCTGCCGCTCGATCAACCACTTCAGTGCCAGATCTCCTGCCGCCAATATTACGATCAACACCACATATGCCATAATCCAGTCTCCTTTCGGATATTCCGGTCCCCGTTTCCGGCCCCGGCTGTTCTGATTCTATTTTACTATCTGCAGAAACATTCGTCAAACTAATCCCGTTTTACTTTCTTATATCATATAATAGCACAAAGACACCGGGGTTAATCTTATGCCTGCATGTGAATTATATCCGGCATCGGAAGAATATGCCGATTTTATTTTTCAATATTCCACACGGTCTACAGAAAACATTGAAGAGATGACTCGGGCTACCTGCATCAATATCATAAGCCGGGATTTCGCCATCGTCCACGCAAGATTAGACTTGATCGAGCCAATCAGCATCGCCCGCGACACATACTCCACGATCCCCAAGCTCTATGGGCTCGAGGACACGACTGCCCTGGAAAGCAGCGGCATAACTCCGGTATTTGATCAGCCCTCCCTGCGTGCTACCGGGCGCGGTGTCATGATCGGCATCATTGATACCGGCATTGATTACACCAATCCGCTGTTCCGACTGCCCGACGGGACCAGCCGCATTCTGTCCATCTGGGACCAGAGCATCCAGGGTGCGCAAATGCCCCCTCCTGTTTCCGGCTTTCAGCCCTTTTATGGGACCACCTACAGTCAGGAACAGATCAACCAGGCCCTGGCTTCCGACGATCCATTTTCCATCGTCCCTTCCCGGGATACCGACGGACATGGGACTTTCATGGCAGGTGTCGCTGCCGGCAACCGCATCACCCGCCCAACCTCGTTTTCCGGTGCAGCGCCTGACGCCAGTCTTGCCGTTGTAAAACTCAAGCCCGCCAAACAGTATCTCCGCGATTTTTTCCTGATCCCGCAGGACGTGCCGGCATATCAGGAAAATGACATCATGGCAGGCTTGAGCTACCTCCTGGGCCTGGCTAACATATATCAGATACCGCTTGTAGTCTATCTGGGTATCGGTACCAGCCAGGGCGGACACGACGGTACTTCACCGCTGTCCATTCAGATCCAGACTCTGACCGTCCGGGGCTTCGCTGCAGTGACAAGCGCTGGCAATGAAGTGGGCTACCATCACCATTATCTCGGAAACACATCAGAAAACCAGGAATACGAAGATGTTGAACTGCGGGTTGGCGCTGACGATCCCGGTTTCTGCGCAGAATTATGGGCGCGGGCTCCGGAACTCTATACTGTGGGCTTTGTCTCGCCGTCCGGCGAAGTTGTGGAGCGGATCCCCATCATCCTCGGCAATGAGACACTGATCCCATTCCGCCTGGATTCCACCCGTATTGCCCTTGCCTATCAGAACTACGAAGCCGGATCCGGAAGCCAGCTGATCTTCATGCGTTTTGAGACTCCCGCCCCCGGTATCTGGCACATCCGGGTCTATCCTTCCTTCTCCATAGCAGGAACCTTCCATATCTGGCTCCCCATGCATGGCTTTGTGTCCGAGCAGACAATCTTCCTCCGCTCCAATCCGGACACCACGATCACAGACCCCGGCAACGGCGCCACACCGCTGACAGTCAGCACTTACAACCATACAAACAACAGTATCTTCATACACAGCAGCCGCGGCTACACCCGTTCCCTCCGTATCAAACCGGACCTGGCCGCCCCCGGCGTAGACGTCCAGGGTCCTGCGCTCTCTGACGGCCCGGAGCCCGCCTTCACCCGCCGCTCCGGGTCATCGATCGCCGCAGCGATCACTGCCGGAGCTGTAGCTGATATTTTTTCCTGGGGATTTACAGATAAAAATGACGAAAACATCACCGGTGTCTCAGTAAAATCCATGCTGATCCGGGGCGCCGGACGGAACCCTGCATTCCGGTATCCCAACCGCGAATGGGGCTACGGAACCCTCAATCTCTACCAGTCTTTCCTGGACTTCAGAGAATGATCCATCCCTTTTGTCATCCCCGCATCTGGATCAGCGGCCCGCCGCTCTTTTCCAGATAAGGGCGGGTGATGACAACAGAACCGATATTGGGATCCTTGGGAATCTCGTACATGATATCCAGCATATACTCCTCCAGGATCGCCCGCAGCGCCCTCGCTCCCGTCTCCCTCTTCAGGGCTTCCTGAGCGATCCATTCCAGGGCCTCATCCTCAAAGACCAGCTTCACTTCATCCATCTCCAAAAGCTTCATATACTGCTTCAAAATAGCATTTTTCGGTTCTCTTAAGATCTTCACCAGAAGATCCTTTGTCAGCTTTTCCAGGGTCACCACCACAGGCAGGCGTCCAAGGAACTCAGGGATCATGCCAAAGGTGCGCAGGTCCTCGTTCGTCACCCGGCTTAAGATGGCAGTATCATTCTCATACTTATCCTTCAGCTGTGCGCCAAAACCGATAGAAGACGCTTTCAAAAGCCGTTCTTTTATGATATTTTCAAGATCCGGAAATGCTCCTCCGCAGATAAACAGGATATTGTCTGTGTTCACTGTGGTCATTGGAGTCAGGGCATTTTTCTGGTTGGAGCCTACCGGCACCTCCACATTGCTGCCCTCTAAAAGCTTCAGCAGCTCCTGCTGCACCGATTCCCCGCTGACGTCTCTGGTATTGGTTTCTTTTTTCTTGGCGATCTTGTCAATCTCATCAATAAAGATGATGCCATGCTCTGCTTTCTCCACATCGTTCCCTGCTGCTGTGAGAAGCTTTGATACCACACTCTCAATATCGTCACCTATGTATCCTGCCTCGGTGAGCGAAGTGGCGTCTGCGATCGCAAGCGGCACATCCAGCAGCTTTGCCAGAGTCTTTACCAGGTAGGTCTTCCCGCTTCCCGTAGGACCGATCATCAGGATATTGGATTTCTCAATATGGATACCGTCATCCTCTGCCTCCTGCCGCCCGGCGCTCAGCCCCTCTGCATAGACGCGCTTGTAGTGATTATAAACCGCTACGGAAACCGCTTTTTTTGCACGCTCCTGGCCGATCACATACTCGTCCAGACGCCGTTTGATGACATGGGGCGCCGGGATATCCTTAAGCTCAAAATCAGGCGCAGTTTTCCCTTTTTTCTTTTTAACCTGCTGTTTCTTCGGGATCCGTATATCTACATTTTCATCCACACTGCCGGGATTGCTGAAATTCATATTCATATACGGCATATTCGTTATCTGTGAAAGATCCACTTTGGACAGATCGATCTTCGATAAATCCATCCCATTTCCCATTATGGAGTCAAATGCCTTCTGCATACAGTCATGGCACAGGCACATATTTCCCGGCATGACGATCATGCTCCCGGCTTTGCTCTCCGGTCTCCGGCAGATGTAACAGATTTTTTCATACTCCTGCTCCTGCTCGTTTGCATCACCGCCGTTTACGTCCGTCAGCCCTTCTTTCTCGTCCATTTATTCTCCTCACTTTTCCTGATTATTTTTAAGGTTTTATTGCACAAATACTCAGAGTACATCTCTGCACTCTGAGTATTTAGTCCGTCGGCCTTACGCCGGCTTTTGTCAATTTGTTTCAGCCGCCGGTTTCTTCCCGAGGGTGATCTGTACGGTACGTTCCATGTACTGTCCATTGTCCAGAGACTGGACTGTCAGGTTTACAGTATCGCCGCCCTCATAATAGGTCAGCATATCCTTTAAATCCGCCATAGTCCGCACAGTCTGCCCATCAAACTTGGTGATGATATCCTTTTCTCTTAGATCTGACTGGGACGCTGCACTGTCTTCCACGATCTTATATACATAGATACCGCGCGGCATTCCATACATGGAAGCTGCCATCTCGTCGATGTTCTGCCCCTGGATACCCAAGTATCCCTGCTTTTCCTCATCAACCGCCACGCGGGTCTTCTTGTTCATCAGCTCATTGATGATATCCTGTGCCTGGGAGATCGGGATCGCATATCCCATGCCTTCCACTGCGGTAGAAGAATACTTTGCGGCATTGATGCCGATCACCTCGCCATTCATATTGAGCAGCGCTCCTCCGCTGTTGCCCGGATTGATGGCTGCGTCGGTCTGAAGCAGGTTCCTGCTGGTGGAATCCTCCGCCTTCACATCACGGTTCAGTGCACTGACATATCCAACTGTCACAGACTGCCCATACCCCAGTGCATTTCCGATAGCGATAACGCCCTGGCCTACTTTCAGGGAATCAGAGTCGCCTAACGTTGCCACCTTGATCTGGCTCATGGTATCTGACGGAATGTCTGCCAGCGGGATCGCGATCACCGCCAGGTCACTGTCGGAATCCGTTCCTTTGATGGCTGCGCTGACCTGCTCATTGTCGATAAAGGTCACGGTCAGCTCCTTAGAATCCTGGACCACATGATTGTTGGTCACCACCAGGAGCTCATTGTCGTTCTGCCCCACAATGATACCGGAGCCGCTGCTTGGCACCTCCACCGTCTGGGTCGGGCCAAACCAGGTCTGCTGCTGC
Encoded here:
- a CDS encoding S8 family peptidase, with product MPACELYPASEEYADFIFQYSTRSTENIEEMTRATCINIISRDFAIVHARLDLIEPISIARDTYSTIPKLYGLEDTTALESSGITPVFDQPSLRATGRGVMIGIIDTGIDYTNPLFRLPDGTSRILSIWDQSIQGAQMPPPVSGFQPFYGTTYSQEQINQALASDDPFSIVPSRDTDGHGTFMAGVAAGNRITRPTSFSGAAPDASLAVVKLKPAKQYLRDFFLIPQDVPAYQENDIMAGLSYLLGLANIYQIPLVVYLGIGTSQGGHDGTSPLSIQIQTLTVRGFAAVTSAGNEVGYHHHYLGNTSENQEYEDVELRVGADDPGFCAELWARAPELYTVGFVSPSGEVVERIPIILGNETLIPFRLDSTRIALAYQNYEAGSGSQLIFMRFETPAPGIWHIRVYPSFSIAGTFHIWLPMHGFVSEQTIFLRSNPDTTITDPGNGATPLTVSTYNHTNNSIFIHSSRGYTRSLRIKPDLAAPGVDVQGPALSDGPEPAFTRRSGSSIAAAITAGAVADIFSWGFTDKNDENITGVSVKSMLIRGAGRNPAFRYPNREWGYGTLNLYQSFLDFRE
- the clpX gene encoding ATP-dependent Clp protease ATP-binding subunit ClpX; translation: MDEKEGLTDVNGGDANEQEQEYEKICYICRRPESKAGSMIVMPGNMCLCHDCMQKAFDSIMGNGMDLSKIDLSKVDLSQITNMPYMNMNFSNPGSVDENVDIRIPKKQQVKKKKGKTAPDFELKDIPAPHVIKRRLDEYVIGQERAKKAVSVAVYNHYKRVYAEGLSAGRQEAEDDGIHIEKSNILMIGPTGSGKTYLVKTLAKLLDVPLAIADATSLTEAGYIGDDIESVVSKLLTAAGNDVEKAEHGIIFIDEIDKIAKKKETNTRDVSGESVQQELLKLLEGSNVEVPVGSNQKNALTPMTTVNTDNILFICGGAFPDLENIIKERLLKASSIGFGAQLKDKYENDTAILSRVTNEDLRTFGMIPEFLGRLPVVVTLEKLTKDLLVKILREPKNAILKQYMKLLEMDEVKLVFEDEALEWIAQEALKRETGARALRAILEEYMLDIMYEIPKDPNIGSVVITRPYLEKSGGPLIQMRG
- a CDS encoding trypsin-like peptidase domain-containing protein yields the protein MYDDDRNDINSRNDLQESGQAPGQAEYMGHDNMERSRDEYHYSDYHHADREQIPGGGWEQNSRMNMSHIPQERERREPKKHSVAAKVAGVTAAALLFGTVSGATMFGVNTVGEYLKGQYAPQETQAEASVTVGQAETAGPSSVQAGAAVTPAIQTDVSAIVEKAMPSVVAINNTMLMQQQTWFGPTQTVEVPSSGSGIIVGQNDNELLVVTNNHVVQDSKELTVTFIDNEQVSAAIKGTDSDSDLAVIAIPLADIPSDTMSQIKVATLGDSDSLKVGQGVIAIGNALGYGQSVTVGYVSALNRDVKAEDSTSRNLLQTDAAINPGNSGGALLNMNGEVIGINAAKYSSTAVEGMGYAIPISQAQDIINELMNKKTRVAVDEEKQGYLGIQGQNIDEMAASMYGMPRGIYVYKIVEDSAASQSDLREKDIITKFDGQTVRTMADLKDMLTYYEGGDTVNLTVQSLDNGQYMERTVQITLGKKPAAETN